The Achromobacter deleyi genome has a window encoding:
- a CDS encoding DUF502 domain-containing protein — MRVIKKYFITGLLIWVPLVITVWVLGLLVATLEGFVPGFLSSESLFGIDIPGFRFVLVVVVVLLTGVFAANLIGRTMVDQWENLLGRIPLVRSIYNSVKQVSDTVLAPNGQAFRRAVLVQYPRAGSWTIAFVTGTPSGEVADHLPGDHISVYVPTTPNPTSGFFLMVPRADAIDLQMSVDAALKYIVSMGVVAPALAATPADRPAPLSPAPGVQDAPRADS, encoded by the coding sequence ATGCGCGTCATCAAGAAGTATTTCATCACCGGCCTGCTGATCTGGGTTCCCCTGGTCATCACGGTGTGGGTACTGGGTTTGCTGGTCGCCACCCTGGAAGGGTTCGTGCCCGGCTTTCTGTCGTCCGAATCGCTGTTCGGCATCGATATTCCCGGTTTCCGCTTTGTCCTGGTCGTGGTGGTGGTGCTCTTGACGGGCGTGTTCGCGGCCAACCTGATTGGCCGCACCATGGTGGACCAGTGGGAAAACCTGCTGGGCCGCATTCCCCTGGTGCGATCCATCTACAACTCGGTCAAGCAGGTCAGCGATACCGTGCTTGCCCCGAACGGACAGGCGTTTCGCCGCGCGGTGCTGGTGCAGTATCCGCGGGCGGGCTCCTGGACCATTGCTTTTGTCACCGGCACGCCCAGCGGTGAAGTGGCCGACCACCTGCCGGGCGACCACATCAGCGTGTATGTGCCGACGACGCCGAATCCCACGTCCGGCTTTTTCCTGATGGTGCCTCGCGCCGACGCGATCGATCTTCAGATGAGCGTGGACGCGGCATTGAAGTACATCGTTTCCATGGGCGTTGTCGCCCCGGCCCTGGCGGCGACGCCCGCGGACCGGCCGGCCCCGCTCTCTCCGGCGCCTGGCGTGCAAGACGCGCCTCGCGCCGATTCGTAA
- the aspS gene encoding aspartate--tRNA ligase, whose amino-acid sequence MRTCYTGQVCRDHLGQTVTLYGWVNRRRDHGGVIFIDLRDRAGLAQIVFDPDNAAFATAERLRNEFCVRVTGLVRERPAGTANTELASGEIEVLCKEVEILNASVTPPFQLDDDNLSETTRLTHRVLDLRRPQMQRNLMLRYRVSIETRKFLDQLGFIDIETPMLAKSTPEGARDYLVPSRVNAGHFFALPQSPQLFKQMLMVSGFDRYYQITKCFRDEDLRADRQPEFTQIDCETSFLNEFEIREIFENLIRHVFSVVQGVDLPSPFPIMPWTEAMRRYGSDKPDLRVQLEFTDMTDVMRDVDFKVFAAAATAPGSRVVALRVPGGAEMSRSEIDGYTQFVGIYGAKGLAYIKVNEVAKGRDGLQSPIVKNLHDAALAELVKRTGAQDGDIIFFGADREKVVNDAIGALRVKIGHSEFGKKTGLFTAGWKPLWVVDFPMFEYDEEDGRYTAAHHPFTSPKDGHEDFLETDPSKAFAKAYDMVLNGWEIGGGSVRIHREEVQSKVFRALKIGAEEAREKFGYLLDALQYGAPPHGGIAFGLDRIVTMMTGAESIRDVIAFPKTQRAQDLLTQAPSEVDEKQLRELHIRLRNVEPK is encoded by the coding sequence ATGCGTACCTGCTACACCGGCCAGGTTTGCCGTGACCATCTCGGCCAGACCGTCACCCTGTACGGCTGGGTGAACCGCCGCCGCGACCACGGCGGGGTCATCTTCATCGACCTGCGCGACCGCGCGGGCCTGGCTCAGATCGTGTTCGATCCCGACAATGCCGCCTTCGCCACCGCCGAGCGCCTGCGCAACGAATTCTGCGTCCGCGTCACCGGCCTGGTGCGCGAGCGTCCGGCCGGCACGGCCAACACCGAGCTGGCTTCGGGCGAGATCGAAGTGCTCTGCAAGGAAGTCGAGATCCTGAACGCGTCGGTCACGCCGCCGTTCCAGCTGGATGACGACAACCTGTCGGAAACCACCCGCCTGACGCACCGCGTGCTGGACCTGCGCCGCCCGCAGATGCAGCGCAACCTGATGCTGCGCTATCGCGTGTCCATCGAAACGCGCAAGTTCCTGGACCAGCTGGGCTTCATCGACATCGAAACCCCCATGCTGGCCAAGAGCACGCCTGAAGGCGCGCGCGACTACCTGGTGCCTTCGCGCGTGAACGCCGGCCATTTCTTCGCGTTGCCGCAGTCGCCGCAGCTGTTCAAGCAGATGCTGATGGTCTCGGGCTTTGACCGCTACTACCAGATCACCAAGTGCTTCCGCGACGAAGACCTGCGCGCCGACCGTCAGCCGGAATTCACCCAGATCGATTGCGAAACCTCGTTCCTGAACGAATTCGAAATCCGTGAGATCTTCGAGAACCTGATCCGTCACGTCTTCAGCGTGGTGCAGGGCGTCGACCTGCCGTCGCCGTTCCCCATCATGCCCTGGACGGAAGCGATGCGCCGCTATGGCTCGGACAAGCCGGACCTGCGCGTGCAGCTGGAGTTCACCGACATGACCGACGTCATGCGCGATGTGGACTTCAAGGTGTTTGCCGCCGCCGCCACGGCGCCTGGCAGCCGCGTGGTCGCCTTGCGCGTGCCGGGCGGCGCCGAAATGTCGCGCAGCGAGATCGACGGCTACACGCAATTCGTCGGCATCTACGGCGCCAAGGGGTTGGCCTACATCAAGGTCAACGAGGTGGCCAAGGGCCGCGACGGCCTGCAATCGCCCATCGTCAAGAACCTGCACGACGCGGCGCTGGCTGAGCTGGTCAAGCGCACCGGCGCGCAAGACGGCGACATCATTTTCTTCGGCGCGGATCGCGAGAAGGTCGTCAACGACGCCATCGGCGCGTTGCGCGTGAAGATCGGCCACAGCGAATTCGGCAAGAAGACCGGCCTGTTCACGGCTGGCTGGAAGCCGCTGTGGGTGGTTGACTTCCCGATGTTCGAATACGACGAGGAAGACGGCCGCTACACCGCCGCTCACCACCCGTTCACCAGCCCGAAGGATGGCCACGAAGACTTCCTGGAGACCGATCCCAGCAAGGCGTTCGCCAAGGCCTACGACATGGTGCTGAACGGTTGGGAAATCGGCGGCGGCTCGGTCCGTATCCACCGCGAGGAAGTGCAGAGCAAGGTGTTCCGCGCGCTGAAGATCGGCGCCGAGGAAGCCCGCGAGAAGTTTGGCTACCTGCTGGACGCGCTGCAGTATGGCGCGCCTCCGCATGGCGGCATCGCTTTCGGCCTGGACCGCATCGTCACGATGATGACCGGCGCCGAATCGATACGCGACGTGATCGCCTTCCCGAAGACGCAGCGCGCCCAGGATCTGCTGACGCAAGCGCCGTCGGAAGTCGACGAAAAGCAATTGCGCGAACTGCACATCCGGTTGCGCAACGTCGAGCCGAAGTAA
- a CDS encoding endonuclease/exonuclease/phosphatase family protein — protein MSLIRVVSYNIHKGRSALGRRDSLNELRLGLYGLRPDLVFLQEVQGRNEQKSLLDAQHESLAAALRLDVAYGRNAIRHATDHGNALLSRFPILDHENLDISDHRLEQRGLLHARVELGDRAVHCFVVHLGLFAGSRSRQILALTERIKRMVPDGEPILIAGDFNDWNDRLAPMFVQQLGLYEVFSHAPRSHGGDLPRLRDSVKRLSNALRGLPNSGVSVMERNNQLGMDGSSRLLLPPPRTFPAVFPWFRLDRIYQRGFAVRSARVLRGREWAKLSDHSPLVAELELP, from the coding sequence ATGTCGCTCATCCGAGTCGTCAGCTACAACATTCACAAGGGCCGTTCGGCACTGGGCCGGCGCGACTCCCTGAATGAACTTCGCCTGGGCCTGTATGGCCTGCGCCCCGACCTGGTCTTCCTGCAGGAGGTCCAGGGCCGCAACGAGCAGAAATCGCTGCTCGACGCCCAGCACGAATCCCTCGCCGCGGCGTTGCGACTGGACGTGGCCTATGGCCGCAACGCGATCCGCCATGCGACGGACCACGGCAATGCGCTGCTGTCGCGCTTTCCCATTCTTGACCACGAAAACCTGGATATCTCCGATCACCGGCTGGAGCAACGCGGCCTGCTGCATGCGCGCGTCGAACTTGGCGACCGGGCGGTGCATTGCTTCGTGGTCCACCTGGGCCTGTTTGCCGGCAGCCGGAGTCGCCAGATCCTGGCGCTGACCGAACGCATCAAGCGCATGGTGCCGGATGGCGAGCCCATCCTGATCGCCGGCGACTTCAATGACTGGAATGACCGCCTGGCGCCCATGTTCGTGCAACAGCTGGGTTTGTACGAAGTGTTCTCACATGCCCCACGCAGTCACGGCGGCGACCTGCCGCGGCTGCGCGATTCGGTCAAGCGCCTGAGCAACGCCCTGCGTGGCCTGCCCAACAGCGGCGTCTCGGTCATGGAGCGCAACAATCAGCTGGGCATGGACGGCAGCTCGCGCCTGCTGCTGCCGCCGCCGCGCACCTTTCCCGCCGTTTTCCCATGGTTTCGCCTGGACCGCATCTACCAGCGCGGCTTTGCCGTGCGCAGCGCGCGCGTGCTGCGCGGCCGCGAATGGGCCAAGCTGTCCGACCACTCTCCTCTGGTGGCGGAGCTGGAACTACCGTGA
- the clsB gene encoding cardiolipin synthase ClsB, whose translation MKAEQDRLEWAQGNDIRLLQNGADFFPALCAAIDAAEVSVHLETYIFMVDRTGTRVLECLAAAASRGVKVRVVLDGFGSALNVEQVRTALTNAGAQCRVFRPEPRWFARFIPSRSRLRRLHRKVTVVDGRVAFIGGINIIDDYDDLDPTDGISAPRFDFAVQVEGPLVTQAAYAQELLWVRLNWARLRRHPRDWNRMRLLKPRHASVAPCGALRAALVLRDNLRFRQTFERAYLFGISQARRDILIANAYFFPGRQFRRALAKAAARGVRVRLLLQGKVEYRMQYHATRSLYDQLLRDGIEIYEYMPSYLHAKVAVIDNVATVGSSNLDPFSLLLAREANVVVDDQPFAWDLQERLETAIREGGRFIRPLEYQRRGWLRRWVDAASYTLLRIGVALTGTSDKY comes from the coding sequence GTGAAGGCAGAGCAGGACAGGCTGGAGTGGGCGCAGGGCAACGATATCCGCTTGCTTCAGAACGGCGCCGATTTTTTCCCCGCGCTGTGCGCGGCGATCGATGCCGCCGAAGTCAGCGTGCATCTGGAAACCTATATCTTCATGGTGGACCGGACCGGCACGCGGGTGCTGGAATGCCTGGCTGCGGCCGCCAGCCGCGGCGTCAAGGTGCGTGTGGTGCTGGATGGTTTTGGCAGCGCCTTGAACGTCGAGCAGGTTCGCACGGCGCTGACCAACGCCGGTGCACAGTGCCGCGTTTTCCGGCCCGAACCGCGCTGGTTCGCGCGCTTCATTCCGTCTCGCAGCCGCTTGCGGCGCCTGCACCGCAAGGTTACGGTGGTGGATGGCCGGGTCGCCTTCATCGGCGGCATCAACATTATCGACGACTATGACGACCTGGATCCCACCGACGGCATATCCGCGCCGCGCTTCGATTTTGCCGTGCAGGTGGAAGGCCCGCTGGTCACCCAGGCGGCTTATGCGCAGGAACTGCTGTGGGTGCGCCTGAACTGGGCGCGCCTTCGACGGCATCCCCGCGACTGGAACCGCATGCGGCTGCTCAAGCCGCGCCATGCGTCGGTGGCGCCTTGCGGAGCCCTGCGTGCGGCGCTGGTGCTGCGCGACAATCTGCGCTTTCGTCAGACGTTCGAGCGCGCGTATCTGTTCGGCATCTCGCAGGCGCGGCGCGACATCCTGATCGCAAACGCGTATTTCTTCCCTGGCCGCCAGTTCCGCCGCGCGCTGGCGAAGGCCGCGGCGCGCGGGGTCCGCGTGCGTTTGCTGCTGCAGGGCAAGGTCGAATACCGCATGCAGTACCACGCCACGCGTTCGCTGTATGACCAGCTGCTGCGCGACGGCATCGAGATCTACGAATACATGCCGAGCTATCTGCACGCTAAGGTGGCCGTGATAGATAACGTGGCCACGGTGGGCTCGTCCAACCTGGACCCCTTCAGCCTGCTGCTGGCGCGCGAGGCCAACGTCGTCGTGGACGATCAGCCCTTTGCCTGGGATCTGCAGGAGCGCCTGGAGACGGCCATCCGCGAAGGCGGGCGCTTCATCCGGCCGCTGGAGTATCAGCGCCGCGGTTGGCTGCGGCGCTGGGTGGATGCGGCCTCCTATACGCTGCTGCGGATCGGCGTGGCCCTTACGGGGACGTCGGACAAGTATTGA
- a CDS encoding DMT family transporter, producing the protein MRQRNLLDLLLLAAVWGGSFLFMRVAVKDFGPIALIELRVGLAALFLLPAAMWRGKLPLIARHWKALLVVGTLNAAVPFLLYAYAAQSLGAGFLSVANAVTPVWGAVVGWLWLKDKLPWTRSLGLLIGLVGIVVLVWDKLNFQAGGTGPAVLAAISAPVFYGIAANWTKRFLTGVDALACATGSMIAASLVLLPLAIPAWPEAPASAAAWTSTILLAVVCTGAAYIIFFRLIANVGPTAAVSVTFLVPIFGVVWGAWLLDESVTPSIAVGAAIILIGTALALGLLKPRA; encoded by the coding sequence ATGCGTCAACGCAACTTGCTGGACCTGCTGCTCCTGGCTGCCGTCTGGGGCGGCTCCTTTCTATTCATGCGCGTGGCGGTCAAGGATTTCGGTCCGATCGCACTGATCGAACTGCGCGTGGGCCTGGCGGCCCTGTTCCTGCTGCCCGCCGCGATGTGGCGGGGCAAGCTGCCGCTGATCGCCCGCCACTGGAAAGCGCTGCTGGTGGTTGGCACGCTCAATGCCGCCGTACCCTTCCTGCTGTACGCCTACGCCGCCCAATCGCTGGGCGCCGGCTTCCTGTCGGTGGCCAATGCCGTGACGCCCGTATGGGGCGCGGTGGTCGGCTGGCTGTGGCTCAAGGACAAATTGCCCTGGACGCGCTCGCTGGGCCTGCTGATCGGGTTGGTGGGCATTGTCGTGCTGGTGTGGGACAAGCTGAACTTCCAGGCCGGCGGCACAGGGCCAGCGGTGCTGGCCGCCATATCCGCCCCCGTCTTCTACGGCATTGCGGCCAACTGGACCAAGCGTTTCCTGACGGGCGTGGATGCCCTGGCCTGCGCCACCGGCAGCATGATCGCCGCATCGCTCGTGCTGCTGCCCCTGGCGATCCCGGCCTGGCCCGAGGCGCCGGCATCAGCCGCGGCCTGGACCTCGACGATCCTGCTGGCCGTCGTCTGCACCGGCGCGGCGTACATCATTTTCTTCCGCCTGATCGCCAATGTCGGGCCAACCGCCGCTGTCAGCGTGACGTTCCTGGTGCCGATATTTGGAGTGGTGTGGGGTGCATGGCTGCTGGACGAGTCCGTCACGCCGTCCATCGCGGTCGGCGCCGCCATCATCCTGATCGGGACCGCGTTGGCGCTGGGCCTGCTCAAGCCGCGCGCCTGA
- a CDS encoding MFS transporter, translated as MAMAGVSATVVLAALDSTIISTTLPRVAEALDGMALYAWVGTGYLLATAASILIFGRLGDMFGRKPLMLVSVLIIALGSIACGLAQSMTQLIVFRTLQGVGGGMMIATAFAAPADLFPDAKQRVRWMALVSAAFAMASGIGPVLGGAATQALGWRAAFFISPIAAAGSFFLLARYFPRIRPIHDGSRKIDWVGAILLVLAVGAPLAALELAFASGDHAHPLLGLTLAVVGVAAIAILIPTERRVKSPIFPLRVLSGAESRLLNLAAMMVGAVMFILIFYSPLLLQQVLGYTPSEAGLLLTPLVAAISVGSIINGRLFPKQTEPQRLMVFGAVLLGAGSLMVLLISPGTSAWWILGAFFVNGCALGFLLPNLTLFMQMLSERRDVGVASALVQTTRAIGSALGTAVVGILISHSTVLNGVRTGLVLCIVLSLACALLAHRVKMKNLVTNRK; from the coding sequence ATGGCGATGGCCGGGGTATCGGCAACCGTGGTGCTGGCCGCGCTGGACTCCACCATCATCAGCACCACGCTGCCCCGCGTGGCCGAGGCGCTGGACGGGATGGCGCTCTATGCCTGGGTCGGAACGGGCTACCTTCTGGCCACGGCGGCGTCCATCCTGATCTTCGGCCGGCTGGGCGATATGTTCGGCCGCAAGCCCCTGATGCTGGTGTCGGTCCTGATCATCGCGCTGGGCTCGATCGCCTGTGGCCTGGCGCAGTCCATGACCCAGCTGATCGTGTTCCGCACTTTGCAGGGCGTGGGCGGCGGCATGATGATCGCCACCGCGTTCGCGGCGCCCGCCGACCTGTTTCCCGACGCCAAGCAACGGGTAAGGTGGATGGCGCTGGTGTCGGCGGCATTCGCCATGGCCAGCGGCATCGGCCCGGTGCTGGGCGGCGCCGCCACGCAGGCGCTGGGTTGGCGCGCGGCGTTCTTCATTTCTCCCATCGCGGCCGCCGGCTCGTTCTTCCTGCTGGCGCGCTATTTCCCCCGCATCCGCCCCATCCATGACGGCAGCCGCAAGATCGACTGGGTGGGCGCCATCCTGCTGGTGCTGGCCGTGGGCGCGCCGCTGGCTGCCCTCGAACTGGCTTTTGCCAGCGGCGATCACGCGCATCCCTTGCTGGGCCTGACGCTGGCGGTGGTCGGCGTGGCCGCAATCGCCATCCTGATTCCTACCGAACGTCGCGTAAAGTCACCCATCTTTCCACTGCGCGTGCTGTCTGGAGCAGAATCGCGCCTGTTGAACCTGGCCGCGATGATGGTGGGCGCGGTGATGTTCATCCTGATCTTCTATAGCCCGCTGCTGCTGCAGCAAGTGCTGGGCTACACCCCCAGCGAGGCCGGTCTGTTGCTGACGCCGCTGGTCGCCGCGATCTCGGTGGGCAGCATCATCAACGGCCGTCTGTTTCCCAAACAGACCGAGCCCCAGCGGCTGATGGTATTTGGCGCGGTGCTGCTAGGGGCAGGCTCGCTGATGGTGCTGCTGATTTCACCGGGCACTTCGGCCTGGTGGATACTCGGCGCTTTCTTCGTCAACGGCTGCGCGCTGGGCTTTCTCCTGCCCAACCTGACGCTCTTCATGCAAATGCTGAGCGAACGCCGCGACGTAGGCGTGGCGTCGGCGCTGGTGCAGACCACGCGCGCCATCGGCAGCGCCCTGGGCACCGCCGTGGTCGGCATCCTGATTTCCCACAGCACGGTACTAAACGGAGTGCGCACCGGGCTGGTCCTGTGTATTGTCCTGTCCCTGGCCTGCGCGCTGCTGGCGCATCGAGTCAAGATGAAGAATCTGGTCACGAACCGGAAGTAA
- a CDS encoding SRPBCC family protein: MRIADAQWIPSTQHQTWDALTDPRVLQKCIPGCVEVAMRSQTEYAVTLRAKIAGIDTDYEGEILLSDVNAPDSCTLVFEGKGRAACLAIGTAQINLTTKDEGTRVAYTVAGMAGGKLAECGEGLLLKAGEKIIEKFFTAFIDHMAAQPRIAPPPPPPEPEPRGLSNSRWSWMLVLLVIAVFWGYHTFYK, encoded by the coding sequence ATGCGCATTGCCGATGCCCAATGGATTCCTTCGACGCAACACCAGACCTGGGATGCGTTGACCGACCCGAGAGTGCTGCAGAAATGCATCCCGGGCTGCGTGGAAGTGGCAATGCGCAGCCAGACGGAGTACGCCGTCACCCTGCGGGCCAAGATCGCCGGCATAGATACCGACTACGAGGGTGAAATCCTGCTCTCCGATGTCAACGCCCCCGACAGCTGCACCCTGGTGTTCGAAGGCAAGGGCCGCGCCGCCTGCCTCGCAATCGGCACGGCCCAGATCAATCTCACCACCAAGGACGAAGGCACGCGGGTGGCCTACACCGTAGCCGGCATGGCGGGCGGAAAACTGGCCGAATGCGGAGAGGGCCTGCTTCTGAAAGCGGGCGAGAAGATCATCGAGAAGTTCTTTACCGCCTTCATTGACCACATGGCTGCGCAGCCGCGCATCGCGCCCCCGCCCCCTCCTCCGGAGCCCGAGCCCCGCGGCCTGTCGAATTCACGCTGGTCATGGATGCTTGTGCTGCTGGTGATCGCGGTTTTCTGGGGCTATCACACGTTCTACAAGTGA
- the pgi gene encoding glucose-6-phosphate isomerase encodes MDALHLVQAAGLTIDLSAQVDSPAARQAAAALLDARGFDRARKALLAGEHVNLTEDRAAWHTMLRAPEPIEAVAREHQRVRDFVQEADAQDKWKAVIHIGIGGSDWGVRLAADACGGNGARRVLKFVANIDGHAIENAILGMDPRETLIVVTSKSFTTTETLANLKRAVQWLADAGIDRPYEQVVAITARPAAAAKLGIPGSQIFQFWDWVGGRYSLWSAVGLPVALAVGLEVIEGIRAGAAAMDAHFEEADIAGNAPVQLALAGIANRSVLGYGSLSIAAYDARLQYLAPYLQQLDMESLGKSVDLAGHPVGVPTGPSVWGMPGTDGQHTFFQWLHQGTDGAAVDFIMCREADHQWVEEHAMLLANCLAQRQTLLRGTSFEADYAALLAQGMSESDAQWLARHRHHRGGRPSTLIVLPRLTPYALGALLALYEHKIFVQALIWGINPFDQWGVEAGKKMASGILQELHGEPLAATHDLSTRHWISVLTDDRQGQ; translated from the coding sequence ATGGATGCGCTACACCTTGTGCAAGCGGCCGGACTCACCATCGATCTCAGCGCGCAGGTCGATTCGCCCGCCGCCCGCCAGGCAGCCGCAGCTTTGCTGGACGCCCGTGGCTTCGACCGTGCCCGCAAAGCGCTCCTCGCGGGCGAGCACGTCAATCTGACTGAAGACCGGGCCGCCTGGCACACCATGCTGCGGGCGCCTGAGCCGATCGAAGCCGTTGCACGGGAGCATCAACGCGTGCGCGATTTCGTGCAAGAGGCCGACGCGCAAGACAAATGGAAGGCCGTCATCCATATCGGGATCGGAGGCAGCGACTGGGGCGTCCGGCTGGCAGCGGACGCCTGTGGCGGCAACGGCGCGCGCCGGGTGCTGAAGTTCGTCGCCAACATAGACGGACACGCCATCGAGAACGCGATCCTGGGAATGGATCCCAGGGAAACCCTGATCGTGGTGACTTCCAAGTCCTTCACCACGACGGAAACCCTGGCCAACCTGAAGCGCGCCGTCCAGTGGCTGGCCGATGCGGGAATAGACCGTCCATACGAGCAGGTCGTCGCCATCACGGCCCGGCCGGCCGCCGCCGCCAAGCTCGGAATTCCTGGCTCCCAGATCTTCCAGTTCTGGGATTGGGTGGGCGGCCGCTATTCGCTGTGGTCGGCGGTCGGGCTGCCCGTGGCGCTGGCAGTCGGCCTGGAGGTGATCGAGGGCATCCGCGCCGGCGCCGCCGCCATGGATGCGCATTTCGAAGAGGCGGACATTGCCGGGAACGCACCCGTGCAGCTGGCTCTTGCCGGCATAGCCAATCGCAGCGTGCTGGGCTATGGCTCGCTCAGCATCGCCGCGTACGACGCCCGCCTGCAGTATCTGGCGCCCTATCTGCAGCAGCTCGACATGGAATCGCTGGGCAAGTCCGTGGACCTCGCCGGACACCCCGTTGGCGTGCCGACCGGGCCTTCCGTCTGGGGCATGCCCGGCACGGACGGGCAGCACACGTTCTTTCAATGGCTGCACCAGGGCACGGACGGCGCCGCCGTGGACTTCATTATGTGCCGCGAGGCGGACCACCAATGGGTCGAGGAACACGCCATGCTGCTGGCCAATTGCCTGGCGCAACGGCAGACGCTGCTGCGCGGTACCTCATTTGAAGCAGATTACGCCGCCCTGCTGGCGCAGGGCATGTCGGAAAGCGACGCCCAATGGCTGGCCCGCCACCGCCATCACCGGGGCGGCCGGCCATCGACCCTGATCGTGCTGCCGCGTCTGACGCCCTATGCGCTGGGCGCCCTGCTGGCGCTCTACGAACACAAGATCTTCGTCCAGGCCCTGATCTGGGGAATCAATCCCTTCGATCAATGGGGCGTCGAAGCTGGCAAAAAGATGGCCAGCGGCATCCTGCAAGAGCTGCATGGCGAACCGCTGGCGGCAACGCACGACCTCTCGACGCGGCACTGGATCTCCGTCCTGACGGACGACAGACAGGGCCAGTGA
- a CDS encoding glycosyltransferase family 4 protein — protein sequence MLYVLVAFLVSLISTLLIVRYRSWHDGLTADHDLEGVQKYHSAPVPRIGGLSLLVALGVTCAVVAVREPDVLPNMVLLLAAGMPAFLGGFAEDLTKQVRVLVRLGLAILSGAAAYYLLGAAVTRVDIIGVDWLLQFGVVSLVFTSVAIGGAANAINIIDGYNGLAAVVSAMILAGFAYVSFYLGDRFLLIVALSTLGAVIGFLVWNYPHGHIFLGDGGAYFLGFIIGELSVLMLARHPEVSAWFPLLLCIYPVFETLFSIYRKKWLRGRSPGAPDGVHLHMLIYKRLVRWAIGSREMRHQTQRNSMTSPYLWLLSSLAVIPAVLFWQQPYLLMLFTGIFSTTYVVLYRRLVLFRMPKWMIVKKKKRQ from the coding sequence ATGCTGTACGTTCTTGTAGCGTTTCTGGTTTCGCTCATCTCCACCTTGCTGATCGTGCGCTACCGCTCTTGGCATGATGGCCTGACGGCTGATCATGATTTGGAAGGTGTGCAAAAGTATCATTCGGCGCCGGTGCCGCGCATCGGCGGTTTGTCGTTGCTGGTGGCATTGGGCGTCACGTGCGCGGTGGTCGCAGTGCGGGAACCCGACGTGCTGCCGAATATGGTGTTGCTCCTGGCGGCGGGCATGCCCGCTTTTCTGGGCGGCTTCGCGGAAGACCTCACAAAGCAGGTGCGGGTATTGGTGCGGCTGGGCCTCGCGATTCTTTCCGGGGCGGCCGCTTATTATCTTTTGGGCGCGGCAGTGACGCGTGTCGACATTATCGGTGTTGATTGGCTGTTGCAGTTTGGCGTCGTCTCCCTGGTATTTACATCGGTGGCTATTGGCGGTGCGGCCAACGCCATAAATATCATCGACGGATATAACGGCCTGGCGGCGGTGGTGTCCGCCATGATATTGGCCGGATTTGCCTATGTGTCGTTTTATCTCGGTGATCGTTTTCTTTTGATTGTTGCCTTGAGCACCTTGGGCGCAGTCATCGGATTCCTGGTTTGGAATTATCCGCACGGGCATATATTCCTTGGCGATGGCGGAGCCTATTTTCTGGGGTTCATCATTGGCGAGCTGTCCGTGCTGATGCTGGCCCGGCATCCCGAGGTCTCCGCCTGGTTTCCGCTGCTGCTGTGCATCTATCCCGTCTTCGAAACGCTTTTTTCCATCTATCGGAAGAAATGGCTGCGAGGCCGTTCGCCAGGCGCGCCGGACGGGGTGCATCTGCATATGCTGATCTATAAGCGCCTGGTCCGCTGGGCCATCGGTTCGCGTGAAATGCGGCACCAGACGCAGCGCAATTCCATGACCTCTCCGTATTTGTGGCTGCTGTCGTCGCTGGCGGTTATCCCGGCAGTGCTGTTTTGGCAGCAGCCTTACCTGCTGATGTTGTTTACGGGAATATTCTCCACGACCTATGTGGTGCTCTATCGCCGGCTGGTCTTGTTCCGAATGCCGAAATGGATGATCGTCAAGAAAAAGAAGCGCCAGTGA